From the Callithrix jacchus isolate 240 chromosome 22, calJac240_pri, whole genome shotgun sequence genome, the window gagttcaagatcagcctggccaatatggtgaaactctgcctttattaaaaatacctcccccctcaaaaaaaaaaaattacttgggcatggtggtgggtgcctgtaatctcagctactcaggaggttgaggcaggagaatcgcttgaatccaggaggcagaggttgcaccattgcactccagcctgagcaacaagagcaaaactgtgtctcaaaacaaaagagagaCAGTGTTTTTAAAGcaagctctgtcacctaggctagagtgcagtggtgcaatcatagctcactgtaaccttgtactcctggcctcaaacaatcctcccctACCACCCCTGCTTGACACCCCCCCCCCCAACTGCCTTGGAAATcattgggattacaagcctgagccaccgcacccagcctctcccTGTATCCTCACGTCATATTCCCTCTGTGTGTCTTTCTCTGGCTCTAAATTTCCTTTCTCCAAGGATGCAGTCATACTGGGCCCACCCTACAGGTTTTGTCTGAACTTGACTACCTCTGcagagaccctatttccaaacagGAGCCACCTGAAGCAGCTCAAATAATGCCACATTCACAAGGATTCAGAGTTGGAACTTCAACATCTTTTGGGGGGACATGATTCAACCCAGTTCCTTTTCTCAGACAAAGAACAGTGCTttgtcaggtgtggtgactcatgcctgtaattccagcactttgggaagctgaggcaggggatcacttgaggccaggagtttgagactagcctggcatggTTGTGTATGCCCAtagccccaactactcagggggctgaggcaggagaatcgcttgatcctgggatggggaggttgcagtgaactaagatcgcaccactgcatggcagcctgggtgacagagggagacttggtctcaaaaaaagggaaaaaaaccaagACCAGTGCTTAAAGGTTTAATAAAACTCTTCCAAAGTCACAGCTGGCTTGGTGACAGTCAGAGACGGGTTGCGGGGGGGAGTCTCCCAccatctacctttttttttttttttttttcattttcctcattctctctctttttaaaattttttatttttgagacggagtctgactctgttgcctaggctggagtgcaatggcatgatcttggctcactgcaacccccacctcctgggttcaagcaattctcctgccttagcctcctgagtagctgggattacaggtatccaccaccatgccctgctaatttttgtatttttagtagtgacagggtttcacgatgttggccaggatggtcttgaactcctgacctcaagtgatctgcccgtctcggcctcccaaagtgctgggatgacagccctttttctcttttgctcctcAGGTAACACAGGACAAAATCATCTGTCTGCCCAATCATGAGCCCCAGGAGAACTTATCAGAGGCCCCGTGCCAGCAGTTGCTGCCTCGCGGGGTCCCTGAGCAGATGGGGGCCCTGCAGGAGGTGAAAGGCCTTAAGAACAACCTGGACCTGCAGCAGTACAGCTTCATTAACCAGCTGTGCTATGAGACGGCCTTACACTGGTACGCCAAGTACTTCCCCTATCTTGTGGTCATTCACACACTCATCTTCATGGTCTGCACCAGCTTCTGGTTCAAGTTCCCTGGCACCAGCTCCAAGATCGAACACTTCATCTCCATCCTGGGCAAGTGTTTCGACTCTCCATGGACCACAAGGGCCCTGTCCGAGGTCTCCGGGGAGAACCAGAAGggcccagctgctgctggacGGGCCACAGCAACTGTAGCAGCCATGGCAGGGGCCGGGCCAGGGAAGGCAGGGGAAGGTGAGAAGGAGAAAGTGCTGGTGGAACCAGAGAAGGTGGTGACCGAGCCTCCGGTTGTCACCCTGCTGGACAAAAAGGAGGGTGAGCAAGCCAAAGCCCTGTTTGAGAAGGTGAAGAAGTTCCGCATGCACGTGGAGGAGGGCGACATCCTGTACACCATGTACATCCGGCAGACGGTGCTGAAGGTGTGTAAGTTTCTGGCCATCCTGGTCTACAACCTGGTCTATGTGGAGAAGATCAGTTTCCTGGTGGCCTGCAGGGTGGAGACGTCGGAGGTCACGGGCTATGCCAGCTTCTGCTGCAACCACACCAAGGCCCACCTCTTCTCCAAGCTGGCCTTCTGTTACATCTCCTTCGTGTGCATCTATGGGCTCACCTGCATCTACACGCTCTACTGGCTCTTCCATCGGCCCCTCAAGGAGTACTCCTTCCGTTCCGTCCGGGAGGAGACTGGCATGGGGGACATTCCCGACGTCAAGAATGACTTCGCCTTCATGCTGCACCTCATTGATCAGTACGACTCGCTCTACTCCAAGCGCTTTGCCGTCTTCCTGTCCGAGGTCAGCGAAAGCCGCCTAAAGCAGCTCAATCTCAACCACGAGTGGACGCCCGAGAAGCTTCGGCAGAAGCTGCAGCGCAACGCGGGGGGCCGGCTGGAGCTGGCCCTCTGCATGCTTCCGGGACTGCCCGACACTGTCTTCGAGCTCGGTGAGGTGGAGTCGCTCAGGCTGGAGGCCATCTGTGATATCACCTTCCCCCCGGGGCTGTCGCAACTGGTGCACTTGCAGGAGCTCAGCTTGCTCCACTCGCCTGCCAGGCTACCCTTCTCCTTGCAGGTCTTCCTGCGGGACCACCTGAAGGTGATGCGTGTCAAATGTGAGGAGCTCCGCGAGGTGCCGCTTTGGGTGTTTGGGCTGCGCAGCTTGGAGGAGCTGCACCTGGAGGGGCTCTTCCCCCAGGAGCTGGCTCGGGCAGCCACCCTGGAGAGCCTCCGGGAGCTGAAGCAGCTCAAGGTATTGTCCCTCCGAAGCAATGCCGGGAAGGTGCCGGCCAGTGTGACTGACGTTGCCGGTCACCTGCAGAGGCTCAGCCTGCACAATGATGGGGCCCGCCTGGTGGCCCTGAACAGCCTCAAGAAGCTGGTGGCATTGCGGGAGCTGGAGCTGGTGGCTTGCGGGCTGGAGCGCATTCCCCACGCTGTGTTCAGCCTGGGCTCGCTGCAGGAACTCGACCTCAAGGACAACCACCTGCGCTCCATCGAGGAAATCCTCAGCTTCCAGCACTGCCGGAAGCTGGTCACGCTTAGGCTGTGGCACAACCAGATCGCCTACGTCCCCGAGCATGTGCGCAAGCTCAAAAGCCTGGAGCAGCTCTACCTGAGCTACAACAAGTTGGAGACCCTGCCCTCCCAGCTTGGCCTGTGCTCGGGCCTCCGTCTGCTGGATGTGTCCCACAACGGGCTTCACTCCCTGCCGCCTGAGGTGGGCCTCCTGCAGAACCTACAGCACCTGGCCCTCTCCTACAATGCCCTGGATGCCCTGCCTGACGAGCTCTTCTTCTGCCGAAAGCTGCGAACGTTGCTTCTGGGAGATAACCAGCTGACCCAGCTCTCCTCCCAAGTGGGTGCCCTCAGGGCCCTCAGCCGCCTGGAGCTCAAAGGCAACCGTTTAGAGATGCTGCCGGAAGAACTTGGCAACTGCGGGGGGCTCAAGAAAGCAGGACTGCTGGTGGAAGACACCCTTTACCAGGGTCTGCCGGCAGAGGTGCGGGACAAGATGGAGGAGGAATGAACCTCCTGGGGTGGGGTCATTTTAGGTAAAGCCTTAAAAACCTTTCCTCCCTGGAGTCTCAACCATGGTCTTCCAAGACAGGAAGCCAAGTGGGCCCAGGCCAGGAGAGGAGGGACAGACCGTGTCAGCCTTCTGGGGCCCGGGCAGGATCCGGGGCAGGTTTGTCTGGGAAGAGGGACCGGAtgttgtggatttggggtggaaccTGGTATAGAGGGATTAACTCAGTCATGGGATTTGCTGACCAAAACCACACCTGTGTCTTTGGCAGGCTGGCTGGCCTTGGTCCCATCCCTAGATCAGAACTGCTGCCTCTCCCTGGATATTCCAGCTCGATTCATGCCATATATGGGAGAAAGGATACATCCCAGTGGGATTTCCAACACTCCCCCTCCCGTGCAACAAACAAAGCAACTTACATCTGGGGTTCTCTCCCAaggagaggacacagacacagtTGTTTGCCATGGATATGTGAGCTCAGGACAATGGTTCTCATTTGGCTAAGCATCAAAATCAACTAGGGAGTTGGGgcaaaacaaaatatcccaggcCCCACCCCTGAAAGACTGACTCAGGAGGTTTGGATAGGGGCCAGGAGTCTGTTCCTAAGTAAGTGTTCCAGGTAGTTCTGGTGTAGGTAAGTGGTCCTGGGATGGTATGTTGGGAAATGCTGATGTAAAGGTAtcagggctgggtgctgtggctcatgcctgtaatcccagcactttgggaagcccaggcagaagGACCAGTTGaccttaggagttcaagatcagtcggcaacatagcgagacccccacctctgcccccccactaaaaaaaatccaagtatctAAATTCTGATCCCTTTTGAGGTCCTAGACCCTTTGAGAAACTGATGAAACCAGGCACCTCCTTCCTCAGGAAAATGCTGGTGTACAATACACACAAAGCTCTTCAGGCAGCAGAGAGATTTCCCCAGAGAGCTATTCAAGGACTTcctaaggtgggtggattccaGGGTTAGGACACTTGCTAGAGAGGTGACATTTTTCCAAGGACAGGCAGGGACTCTGGTCTTGACTGTTCCCTGTGAGAGGGAGCACATGTCAGTgggtacttaataaataataattatgtgaATTCAAGTTttgatctctttctttttgagacagaattttgttccTGTTGccaatggcacaatatcagctgaccgaaacctccacttcccaggttcaagcgattctcctgcctcagcctcccaagtagctgggataataggcacatatcaccacacccagctaattttgtatttttagtagagatggggtttctccatgttggtcaggctggtctggaactcccgatctcaggtcatccacctgccttggccccccaaagtgctggaatcacaggcatgagccactgcacctggccctagtTTTGATCTCTTATGTGCACTCCTGTCATTGTCTCAAACCTTTTATTAGGGCCAGGCATagaggctcatgcttgtaatcctagtgctttgggaggctgaggtgggaggatcacaagcttataagtttgagaccagcttgggcaacataatgagatcttatctctataaaaacatacaaaaaatagttggccaggtgtgctgatgtgggcctgtggtcccagctactatggaggcagaagcaggaggactgcttgagcccaggacccaggaggttgaggctgcattgagctgtgattgcaccaatgcacccccagcctgggcaatagaacaagataCTGTGtctaaaaataagtaattaatattaaccttttatttatttttgtttgtctttttgagatggagtctcgctctgttgctgagtctggagtgcagtggcatgatcttggctcactgcaacctctgattcccaggttcaagtgattctcctgcctcagcctccagagtggctgggattacaggcacccaccaccacacctggctgcattttgtatttttagtagacatggggtttcaccatgttggctaggctggtctcgaactcctaacctcaggtgatccccctccCTTTcatcctcccaaggtgctgggattacaggtgtgagccaccgtgcctggtctatttgtttatttctgagacaaagtcttgcttgcccaggctggagtgcagtggtaagatctcggctcactgcaaactctgcctctccgattcaagcaattctcctgcctcagcttcccaagtagctgggattacaggctccgaaaataccatgcccagctttttttgtaattttagtagagatggggtttcgccagtttggccaggttggtctcaaactcctgacctcaagtgatccgcccaccttggcctcccaaagtgctaggattacacgtatgaggcaccgtgcccggccataatattaaacttttatttcatgTGGCCAAGCAACTCCCGTGTGCCAAAATCAAGGATGAGTCTCTTGTTCTCAGAGCAGAGGCACAGAAGGCCACCTGGAAGAGGGGAAGGTAAAGATCTCAGCTATAACTCTACGTTTGTTTGCACTCCACCCACAAGTCGTCACCAGTGGAGTTCCGACAAGCCTGGAACGCTCATCCCAAAGTGTTCACTCGTTGGACCAGGAGCTGGAAGGGTACTTAGCACAGTCCACCTGGTCCTGGCCACCTCCCAGATGTCTCTGCAAAATCGGAAACTTTCTGGCATCTAAGAGCAGAGGGAAGCTGCTCTTGGGGGAACCCTGCGTTTCAGATGGGACATTTCCCCAGCACGCCTCAGGCTGCCGGGGCCCAGGCACCGAGCACCTAACCCGAGGGCCCGTCCTCAGATAGGAATTCTGCACGTCCAGGCGCTGGGCTCACGTTTCAGGTGTGACAGCGATGAAGGGGGAGACTTGAGGTTTCATGTGGGTAAGGACAAGAACTCTGGCCTTGACCTTGGCCCGGTCGCCGAGGTCAGCGGTCACGCCGCCGTGTTCCCACGGCCGTCCCCTCCTGCCTGGCTTTAGCCAACTCTGAGCCTGGTGGGACCGGCAAGAAGGGAAAGGGCTCCGCAAGGAGCCTAATTACAGTGAGGAGCCGGCACCCCGCTGCCAGCGGGAGGCTAGGACGCAATTAAACACAAGAGGAATCCTAACAAAGCACCACTGGTGAGGAAGGCATTCTGAAAGGACGCCCAAGCCGACCGGAAGAGCGAGGACTGGGCTGAGGCTGCACAGCCGTGGGGACCAGGTGTAGATCTCTACTTCAGAAAGAGGTTGCAGGAACACGCATGCACAGAAACCACGCGCGCAAACACGGTTTCCCCTCAGTATGCATGCGCGCCGCTTTCCCCGCCCACCGCCCTCGCTAGAACGGCGGGTTTCCTCGCAGCGCCTCTCTCCGGAGCACTCGGGAATTGGTGCATGCGCACCACGGTGGTGGCGACAAGGGGGGTTGCACGTTGCCTGCCTCGAGCTCTAGGTGGCGTCATCCTTCGGGCTGAGCCGAAGCACGCACGCGCGGAGGCTCGCAGCTGGGGAAGGGCGGGTGCGCGCCGCGGGCATGCGCCATGAGGGGCGAGACGGCGGCTCGGCGGGGTCATCTAGGCGCAGGCGCAATGCGGTGTTTGTCTGCCGGACTGACGGGCGGCCGGGCGGTGAGCGGCGGCTGTGGCGGCGGGGAAGATGGCGGCGTCCTCCCTGGAGCAGAAGCTGTCCCGCCTGGAAgcaaagctgaagcaggagaaccggGAGGCCCGGCGGAGGATCGACCTCAACCTGGATATCAGCCCACAGCGGCCCAGGCCCAGTAAGCACGGCGCCGTGGGGGAGggggcgggcggggcggggcgcgcgCCGAGGGAGGCCCCGCCCCTGTCGCCAGGCCCCGCCCCCGCTTCCGGGGCGCTCGCGCTCCTCCTCTCCGTCTCCCCCGTTGTGGGCTCACGGGGCGAGGGTCACGGTGAGCCGGGGGGGGCGTAGGGCCGGCGAGCTCCGGGGGATTCCCACCCTCAGGGCCTGGGGGCCCAGTTCCCGGACCCAGGCGAGGCCTCCAGCTGATGACCCGCCCCCATCGCCGTCATCCTTTGGGTCGGGCTCTCCGGACTCCACGCGTCCGTGATCACGTCCAGGTGGCCCCTAAAATACAGACACGTCCCTTTTGACCCGATGTTACCACTGCTGTCATCTCAGGGACTGTCCAGCGCGCCCCACCCCTGGCCTAGGAGCTTGTCAGCCCTTGTAGCGGACGATCCACGCACACGCGCACGCCTGCCCTGGGGACACCTGAGGTCACTTGACCACATAGAGCCCCTCCCCATCTCTTCTGACCGGAGGATTTTCCCTCTCGCTCTCCCTGTGACCGTGtatggggtgggagggtgggacgGGGGTCCCTTCTTCCCCCTAGCGACAATAACCTTGGCTCAGCAGACCCCCCCCCCACGTATACCAGGCCCCCTCAAACCCCTGTTAACAGTTTCACTGCCACCATTTTGGTGAGCGTGTGTCTGACCTCTCCAGAAATGGATATCAACCCCCAGCCATCACAGCAACTTTGtcacctgggttcaggtgatgGCTTCCTTTCCTTCACACCCACCTGACCTGGGAACACCTGAGGCCAATGCGACTCTATCTAGGCCTGCTCCGCACCCCGCAGCAGACATCCACCTGTTTTCTGATGAATCCCACCAAATTGGTACCTAC encodes:
- the LRRC8E gene encoding volume-regulated anion channel subunit LRRC8E isoform X1 — protein: MIPVAEFKQFTEQQPAFKVLKPWWDVLAEYLTVAMLMIGVFGCTLQVTQDKIICLPNHEPQENLSEAPCQQLLPRGVPEQMGALQEVKGLKNNLDLQQYSFINQLCYETALHWYAKYFPYLVVIHTLIFMVCTSFWFKFPGTSSKIEHFISILGKCFDSPWTTRALSEVSGENQKGPAAAGRATATVAAMAGAGPGKAGEGEKEKVLVEPEKVVTEPPVVTLLDKKEGEQAKALFEKVKKFRMHVEEGDILYTMYIRQTVLKVCKFLAILVYNLVYVEKISFLVACRVETSEVTGYASFCCNHTKAHLFSKLAFCYISFVCIYGLTCIYTLYWLFHRPLKEYSFRSVREETGMGDIPDVKNDFAFMLHLIDQYDSLYSKRFAVFLSEVSESRLKQLNLNHEWTPEKLRQKLQRNAGGRLELALCMLPGLPDTVFELGEVESLRLEAICDITFPPGLSQLVHLQELSLLHSPARLPFSLQVFLRDHLKVMRVKCEELREVPLWVFGLRSLEELHLEGLFPQELARAATLESLRELKQLKVLSLRSNAGKVPASVTDVAGHLQRLSLHNDGARLVALNSLKKLVALRELELVACGLERIPHAVFSLGSLQELDLKDNHLRSIEEILSFQHCRKLVTLRLWHNQIAYVPEHVRKLKSLEQLYLSYNKLETLPSQLGLCSGLRLLDVSHNGLHSLPPEVGLLQNLQHLALSYNALDALPDELFFCRKLRTLLLGDNQLTQLSSQVGALRALSRLELKGNRLEMLPEELGNCGGLKKAGLLVEDTLYQGLPAEVRDKMEEE
- the LRRC8E gene encoding volume-regulated anion channel subunit LRRC8E isoform X2: MGALQEVKGLKNNLDLQQYSFINQLCYETALHWYAKYFPYLVVIHTLIFMVCTSFWFKFPGTSSKIEHFISILGKCFDSPWTTRALSEVSGENQKGPAAAGRATATVAAMAGAGPGKAGEGEKEKVLVEPEKVVTEPPVVTLLDKKEGEQAKALFEKVKKFRMHVEEGDILYTMYIRQTVLKVCKFLAILVYNLVYVEKISFLVACRVETSEVTGYASFCCNHTKAHLFSKLAFCYISFVCIYGLTCIYTLYWLFHRPLKEYSFRSVREETGMGDIPDVKNDFAFMLHLIDQYDSLYSKRFAVFLSEVSESRLKQLNLNHEWTPEKLRQKLQRNAGGRLELALCMLPGLPDTVFELGEVESLRLEAICDITFPPGLSQLVHLQELSLLHSPARLPFSLQVFLRDHLKVMRVKCEELREVPLWVFGLRSLEELHLEGLFPQELARAATLESLRELKQLKVLSLRSNAGKVPASVTDVAGHLQRLSLHNDGARLVALNSLKKLVALRELELVACGLERIPHAVFSLGSLQELDLKDNHLRSIEEILSFQHCRKLVTLRLWHNQIAYVPEHVRKLKSLEQLYLSYNKLETLPSQLGLCSGLRLLDVSHNGLHSLPPEVGLLQNLQHLALSYNALDALPDELFFCRKLRTLLLGDNQLTQLSSQVGALRALSRLELKGNRLEMLPEELGNCGGLKKAGLLVEDTLYQGLPAEVRDKMEEE